In the Pelmatolapia mariae isolate MD_Pm_ZW linkage group LG10_11, Pm_UMD_F_2, whole genome shotgun sequence genome, aaatgcagacagactgacaacgtaTCATAATCAGTTTGAGTCAGTCTGCACTGATGAGACACAACTTGCCTGCAATCAGTTTCTTTGCAAAAGAGGACTAAACCCAACTGGTTCTATTCTCGTTATGTTCCTTATATAACAGCAAGATTGACAAGCACCTTTGTCATTTTGCAATTAAATTGCAGCAGCTACATCAcaatttctgtttcaaatctaCGAGCTTCTGGCTCGACTCTGAATGTAAGTAGTTTGTGTAAAAATCTGTTTAATGTAGACAGCAAcagatttatcacagttaattacCATATTCTCGCAGACAaattgcatgtaattgccaGCTTGACCTCATCCAACCTGATAGCAAACTGACTCCATCTTATTGCCATTTACGGCTATTGGCTGCAAGTGGTTGCAGACCTGGTGCCTGTCTCTGAAGCAACAAATTCAAACTTGAACATATTCATGCGTTCGTTGTACACAGTTGCAGTAACCTTGGTCATTCTGCATTCTCCAGTCATTGTTTTCCCGTGTGTGATTGTAGCACAAAGACAAATTCATGTTACGCTGGTTCCTTCTTATGTATTATAACATACATACTTTTGAACATACATACAGTTTTTGATAGGTAGCTGAGACCAACGCTAGTTCACTTATACAGGCTTGTCTCTGTTTTATATTCACTGCAGTGATGGTTGCATCCTCTTCTGATCTGTGGATAATGATGGTGAAAGCTTCTTTGGATTCCACTCTCTGAATGAAGGTGAGCAGTAGAGTGATGTGGAGAAAAACCTGCGGGGGTGAATGAAATGGAAAATGTTCAGGGATGACAAACACTCTGAGGGTGTTTATGTTTGTTATCTGTAATAATCTGTAATATGTATAAGAAATTAAGGGCAGACTAATGATCAGTCTCACCTCTCTGCGATGCTACCCTGACACCCAGTTGTGTGTGGTCGTCTTCACCCTCTGGGAAAACCCATGAGGCGCAGCTGCTGGATCAAAATTAAAGTCCAGCCCCCCACCATCCATGAGTGTGTCATGGAGGACAGACTCCAAGTCACATTCAAACCTTTCAGTAGGCACACTGTCCAGATCACTGGGTAGGTGCTCTTGATGATGATGACTGTGTGGGTGTACAGAGTTGAGTTCTCTGTAGCTGTTGCTGCTGCCGTAGGTCGCTGAGGCATCATTAGTGTGTGGAGGGAGTCCGAGGGGGAGCTGCATGCACGTCCTTGGACCAGCCATTCGAAGAGAGGGCCCTGAATGGCTAGTCAAGCTAGTCAGGGGTATCATGTTACAGCTATTCAAGTCTTGTGAGGCAGCTGGACCCTGGCTATGCAGAGTATGTGGATTTACACGAGGAAGTGGGTGACTCTGAGAGGGATTCATCATTTTTACTCCATTATGACCACCCACATGGCTTTGGCTGCTATAAGTAGGTATTGGACAACTTGCCCTCCCAACTTCAGAGTGCATCATGTCCCTTCTGGTGTCTGGTTCTCCTGTCAGCAGCCCAGAAGGGAAGATATACTGGTTCTCGTAAGCCCCAAAGCTGGGCTTAGTCTCTGGAAGTGTCTGCATAGGAGCAGGGGACAGGGAGTGCATTCTCACCTGACTATACAAGCACTTCTGGTAGTCCTGCTGCTGGTGTGGGGTCAGTCCAGTGGAGTTATAGGGGCTACTCTGAAGCATGCCGGCGTTTGAGGAGCGCGGGGAGTGTGAGGAGTCAGAGCTGAGCTGGGAGGGTTTAGGAGACAGCAAGTTAAGGTTATCCAGCAGATCCATGACCTTTTCTGAGCGATGCTGGCCCATGGATCCAGACACCTCAGACAGGCTGGGCAGGGTAGAGGTTATCTTAGCAACAGCAACTCCAGGATACATTATGTGGCCATCGGACTCGCCCACATCATCCTGTTCAGAAGGGAAAGGTGAACGGCGACCACTCAGAGTACTGGCATCAGAGCTGGTACGTGTCCTAAAGGTTTTCCAGGTGTCAAAATCTTCGTTGCTGTGGGAGTTTGGGCTTCCAAGCCAGGTAGAGTACTGGGAA is a window encoding:
- the LOC134637772 gene encoding forkhead box protein O1-A-like, which produces MAELLPQQPQPGDIDPDFEPLSRPRSCTWPLPRPELIDPASSNTSSPAPSVQQEPAANAEFIRNLDLVEEDYKKYSEQKPLCNVFQCRDSNCVHHYPHQHHHQHHHHQLQQQHQVPGPQLSSQQQVPNPGVPPLGGPGQRKSSSSRRNAWGNMSYADLITKAIDSSPEKRLTLSQIYDWMVKSVPYFKDKGDSTSSAGWKNSIRHNLSLHSRFVRIQNEGTGKSSWWMLNPEGGKNGKSPRRRATSMDNSNKFVKSRGRAAKKKMALQEGLEGGAGSPSSQYSTWLGSPNSHSNEDFDTWKTFRTRTSSDASTLSGRRSPFPSEQDDVGESDGHIMYPGVAVAKITSTLPSLSEVSGSMGQHRSEKVMDLLDNLNLLSPKPSQLSSDSSHSPRSSNAGMLQSSPYNSTGLTPHQQQDYQKCLYSQVRMHSLSPAPMQTLPETKPSFGAYENQYIFPSGLLTGEPDTRRDMMHSEVGRASCPIPTYSSQSHVGGHNGVKMMNPSQSHPLPRVNPHTLHSQGPAASQDLNSCNMIPLTSLTSHSGPSLRMAGPRTCMQLPLGLPPHTNDASATYGSSNSYRELNSVHPHSHHHQEHLPSDLDSVPTERFECDLESVLHDTLMDGGGLDFNFDPAAAPHGFSQRVKTTTHNWVSG